ATGCACTCAAAGACGTTTCACATAGAGGGCACAGATATTGCCATCACTGTCCCTTTCATAAACTTTTTAGACAACAATGGTGAATGTTGGCTGGGTGGTGGGGTGGTCCCTGATGCTATTGTTCTAGCTGAGGAAGCGGTGGAGCATGTTTATGAGGTTGCAAAATTTCATCAAGGGCTCAGGTCTGTCATAGAGGGAACTGGGGAACTGTTAGAAAAATACTATGCAATCCATGAAGTTGCACTAGAGACCAGCAAGGTACTGTTGAGCAAATGGGCTGTAGGATTGTATCGGGCAGTGGTTGACTTTGAATCTTTGGCATCACAGTTGACGGCAGACCTGCAAGAGACTTCAGGTGATCACCGACTTCATGTTTTCCACTGTGATGTTGAGCCTGAGTCGCTTCATGACGTCCCAAAGATCCCTACTGCTGAAGAAGTGGGATTCATGATTGATGCTTTGTTTAAAATTGAGCTTCTGCCAGGTAATGTTGGCTACCTAAGGTGTGACATGATGGCAGATATAGAGGTGGTAAAGGCTACTGGACCGCAGCTGATAAAATTAGTGTGGAGCAAGATGGTTAACACAGATGCCCTCATAATTGACATGAGATACAACACTGGTGGATATTCAACAGCAATTCCCCTCTTGTGCACCTATTTTTTTGATGCTGAACCTTTGCAGCATCTTTACACTGTCTTCGACCGCACCACAAGCACCATGACAGAGGTCATGACATTGCCTCAAATCAGGGGTCAAAGGTATGGGTCCTCCAAGGACGTCTACATCCTCACCAGTCACATGACAGGGTCAGCAGCTGAAGTGTTCATCCGCACTATGAAGGACCTAAATAGAGCCACAGTCGTTGGAGAACCAACGATTGGAGGATCTCTATCAAGTGGAACCTATCAGATTGGAGACAGTGTCCTGTATGCTTCCATACCCAACCAAGTTGTGTTGAGTGCAATCACTGGGAAAGTGTGGAGCATTTCAGGGGTTGAGCCTCATGTTATTGCCCAGGCAAATGATGCTCTTCCTGTAGCTCAGAGAATCATATCAGCAAGGCTGttgaagaaaggaaaataattcCTCTTGTGTTATTCTAATTTCCTTTGAAAATTATAGTCTAATTTCTCCTGTGTTTATTCACTATTTCAGTGTCAAAGTTCAGTATTATGTGACTTGTGTGGCCTCATAGCAACTGTTGCATTATTTCTATAAAATTCTCCTCCATAATCTGTTGCATTATTTGTACAAAATTCTCCTCCACAACCTGTATCTCTTTGACATTTGCATTGTCTCCCAGAATTCCAGgatccccaccccaccccattTATATCATGTAAAGTTgcctttttctgttctgttttaaatgttgtctGATTCTTCtcaataacatttaaaatgatattattATTAGGTAAATATTCTGTTATTAATGcatgaaaaataactgaataattaTGTTAATGTATGTTAATGTATTTCATGATGTAACATTATAAATGTCTTGACTGCTTGCTTATTTCCTTTGCACTGTGTTCTTTCAGTGTGCCATAATGATCTTTCCTTAACTACAAAACTACCAGCAGAGGGAGCAAGTATCAAGCAAATGtaaactgaatttcatttcGACACCACTTCAGAAAGGAGACTACATcactaaaagaaaaactgccATTAAGTGTGCACCATTTACAAACAATTAAggaattcagttcattttaattcattttattcatttatttatttattttccagataTTAACACTTTCCTCTTTGATCACAAAGAAGTTATATCAGTGACTGCTACTTATGAATACTAACACCAGGGGGGTTAATAAGTGAACAGGGACTTAAACATAGCAGGATGGATATTTTCACCATCCTTAATCCTTTTCTAGATATTTGTAAGTTACGAGGTTGACCTTATCTGCCACAGGTAGCTTTAAACAGGTGTTCAAAATACTTTGTCTAAACCTAAGACAACCATCTTTGGCAACACCCCTATGTTACTACACCGACTTGGCTAGGTTGTTATTGCCTTACAGAAGCACTCAGGATAATACGATTAGAGGTTTATTGTGGGACAAATCctcttatgtgtgtgttaacaggaACCCTGCAGCCAAAACAGTGCCATTTGACAAAGAACCTCTTCAGAGACGGAGGTTCAGCTGAACAACTTCCACTTCCCATCTATTCACCTTTTTACTAAACTAACAAAAATGGGGAAGACTCTCTTCATGGTGGCATCTCTGCTAGTTCtgggaaatgttttctttatcaatGCCTCTTTTGCCCCCAGCCTCATCGTAGATATGGCAAAAATCGTCATGGACAATTACTGCTCACCAGAGAAGCTGGTGGGGATGAAGGAGGCAATTGAAGCAGCCAGCAGCAATACAGAGGTTCTCAACATCCCAGACGAAGAATCCTTGGCTAATGTCCTCAGTGCTGGAGTACAGACCACTGTCAGTGACCCACGCTTGATGGTGTCCTTTGAGCCAAACTACGTCCCTGTGGTTCCCCCGAAGATGCCTCCCTTACCCCCAGAGCAGCTTGTTGCTGTCCTGCAGACCTCAATTAAACTCGACATCCTGGAGGGCAACATTGGCTACCTGAGGATTGATCATATCCTTGGGGAGGAGGTTGCTGAAAAGGTTGGTCATTTACTCCTAGACCTGGTCTGGAATAAAATCCTGCCTACCTCAGCTCTCATTTTTGACTTGCGCTACACTGGCAGCGGAGACATCTCAGGAATTCCTTACATTGTGTCTTACTTCACCGAAGCTGAGCCTCTGGTTCACATTGACAGCATATATGATCGGCCCTCAAACACCACCACTAAGCTGTTTTCTATGTCCACACTGCTGGGGGAAAGATACGGCATTACCAAACCCCTCATTATCCTCACCAGCAAAAACACCAGGGGCATTGCTGAGGATGTTGCCTACTGCCTCCAGAACCTGAAGAGGGCCACCATTGTGGGCGAGAAAACTGCTGGGGGCTCTGTGAAACTTGACAAATTTAAAGTGGCTGACACTGGCTTCTATGTTACCGTGCCAACTGCAAAATCCATCAACCCCATCACCGGCTCCTCCTGGGAGGTTACAGGTGTTACCCCTGATGTGGAGGTCAACGCAGAGGATGCCCTTGCTACCGCTATCAAGATCGTAAACCTTCGTGCCCAAGTTCCAGCCATTATTGAGGGATCAGCAACCCTGATTGCTGACAACTATGCCTTTGAAGATATCGGTGCTGATGTTGCAGAAAAGTTGAAAGGGCTCTTAGCAAAGGGCGAGTACAGCTCAGTCGTCTCCAAAGAGAGTCTGGAGGCAAAGCTGTCTGCTGACCTGAAGACCCTGTCTGGGGACAAGAGTCTGAAGACAACCAAGAACACCCCAGTCCTGCCACCCATGGTGAGAATGATTGGTTTATGGTTGTTAGTAGTTTTCACTGTTGTGATATAACTATCACTGTTCACTGTCAAACACAGccatattttgttgtttgtttggcatTCCTATATTACTGTGAATAGTCCAAACTGgtcacattttcaaattttccGAGAAGTTGACGTGATGACATGATGTGGAATGGACAAACAATGGAACagttttttatgcttttaaaaTCACCacagaggatttttttaaattctatcAGGGATATGATATCATCTGTAATGACGTCTGTAATGTGCAGTAATTGAAATGTATTTAGAGTGTGGAATATGTGaaaaatttgcttttttatattttacttaagTGAGACATATTGACTTCGCTAATTTAACAAATGCTAAGTTGCTGCATGTTCTTCCCCACAGAATTATTCTCCAGAAATGTACATTGAGCTGATCAAAGTCTCCTTCCACACTGATGTATTTGAGAACAACATTGGCTACTTGCGTTTTGATATGTTTGGAGACTTTGAGGAGGTCAAGGCCATCGCTCA
The Scatophagus argus isolate fScaArg1 chromosome 21, fScaArg1.pri, whole genome shotgun sequence genome window above contains:
- the rbp3 gene encoding retinol-binding protein 3 isoform X1, with translation MGKTLFMVASLLVLGNVFFINASFAPSLIVDMAKIVMDNYCSPEKLVGMKEAIEAASSNTEVLNIPDEESLANVLSAGVQTTVSDPRLMVSFEPNYVPVVPPKMPPLPPEQLVAVLQTSIKLDILEGNIGYLRIDHILGEEVAEKVGHLLLDLVWNKILPTSALIFDLRYTGSGDISGIPYIVSYFTEAEPLVHIDSIYDRPSNTTTKLFSMSTLLGERYGITKPLIILTSKNTRGIAEDVAYCLQNLKRATIVGEKTAGGSVKLDKFKVADTGFYVTVPTAKSINPITGSSWEVTGVTPDVEVNAEDALATAIKIVNLRAQVPAIIEGSATLIADNYAFEDIGADVAEKLKGLLAKGEYSSVVSKESLEAKLSADLKTLSGDKSLKTTKNTPVLPPMNYSPEMYIELIKVSFHTDVFENNIGYLRFDMFGDFEEVKAIAQIIVEHVWNKVVNTDALIIDLRNNVGGPTTAISGFCSYFFDADKQIVLDKLYDRPSRTTTELQTLPVLTGTRYGSKKSLIILTSGATAGAAEEFVYIMKKLGRAMIVGETTAGASHPPKTFGVGETDIFLSIPTVHSDTTAGPAWEGAGIAPHIPVSADAALETAKGILNKHFAGQK